In Buchnera aphidicola (Brachycaudus tragopogonis), the following are encoded in one genomic region:
- the fldA gene encoding flavodoxin FldA translates to MKKIGIFFGSDTGNTEKIARLIQKFIGKDISILHDISNSSKKDIEHFDFLILGVPTWYYGEVQCDWDDFLPILKKIDFSNKTVALFGCGDQEDYGEYFCDALGIIYNVIKKNKANIVGKWSTKKYSFEHSKALLNKDYFVGLVLDEDRQSDKTKLRVAEWIKQILPTS, encoded by the coding sequence ATGAAAAAAATAGGTATTTTTTTTGGCAGTGATACTGGAAATACAGAGAAAATAGCGAGATTAATTCAAAAATTTATAGGAAAAGATATCTCTATATTACATGACATTAGTAATAGTTCTAAAAAAGATATTGAACATTTTGATTTTTTAATATTAGGAGTACCTACTTGGTATTATGGAGAGGTTCAATGTGATTGGGATGATTTTTTACCTATTTTAAAAAAAATTGATTTTTCAAATAAAACTGTAGCATTATTTGGATGCGGAGATCAAGAAGATTATGGTGAATATTTTTGTGATGCATTAGGAATCATATATAATGTTATTAAAAAAAATAAAGCTAATATAGTTGGAAAATGGTCTACTAAAAAATATAGTTTTGAACATTCTAAAGCTTTATTAAACAAAGATTATTTTGTGGGATTAGTTTTAGATGAAGATCGACAATCAGATAAAACTAAATTGAGAGTAGCTGAATGGATTAAACAAATACTTCCTACTTCTTAA
- the mfd gene encoding transcription-repair coupling factor: protein MKNKDILLSLKKDACMKITNDRILKNKKIINWQYKKLSHIFQNIDNQEKTKKLLSFMHSFSGKIIFFLTKKESLEKILNFLKENKIYPQYIEKIINFDKKIKFFYMTSTLKNDFFYKKNNILFIFTEDLLPIVTQNRSFLSSKNYTTVKKNHLSKLILNHPIIHIQHGVGRYLGLTTIKTLSIKSEYLIILYAEGDKLYLPVSYLHLISPYTETSVENAPLHKLGGDEWNKQKEKISKTLYDHAAQLLDIYSNRASILGFSFKKDEEQYQIFSKDCLFQITPDQDKVIKSVLKDMQKSTPMDRLICGDVGFGKTEIAMRAAFLSVSNNKQVAVLVPTTLLAQQHYENFKKRFSNWSFCIDLLSRFQNQKQQTLLLENTKNGKINILIGTHKLLLKEIAWHNLGLLIIDEEHRFGVNHKEIIKKKYSNIDILTLTATPIPRTLNMAMTGIKDLSIIEKPPAQRLAVKTYIEEYNPTLVRKTILREILRGGQIYYVYNKVQNIMNIAERLSKLVPEAHIKIGHGQMSNIDLKKVMNDFYNKKFDVLICTTIIESGIDIPRANTIIIENSDHFGLSQLHQLRGRIGRSHYQAYALFLVNSFNKMTVHAKKRLEAISSVDNFGGGFSLSNQDLEIRGVGKILGKEQSGHIKNIGFSLYMKLLGNAINVLKNGENLSIDKLFKKPLEIELYVSSLLPEDYITDVNTRLFFYKKIFNAENEKKIEKIKNELTYQFGPLPDFSKNLIIIAKIRLIAYKIGIKYIKANKKIGVIKFNYKNSVDTQDLLKIFKNEPNTWKMENSTKLKFIWHNNEDYLRLKWIKGILKNLNKKED from the coding sequence ATGAAAAATAAAGATATATTACTTTCTTTAAAGAAAGATGCTTGCATGAAAATTACAAATGATAGAATTTTAAAAAACAAAAAAATTATTAATTGGCAATACAAAAAATTATCGCATATCTTTCAAAATATTGATAATCAAGAAAAAACAAAAAAATTATTATCTTTTATGCATTCATTTTCGGGAAAAATAATATTTTTTTTAACTAAAAAAGAATCTTTAGAAAAAATCTTAAATTTTTTAAAAGAAAATAAAATTTATCCTCAATATATAGAAAAAATTATTAATTTTGATAAAAAAATTAAGTTTTTTTACATGACAAGTACTCTAAAAAATGATTTTTTTTATAAAAAAAATAATATTTTATTTATCTTTACAGAAGATTTATTACCAATAGTTACTCAAAATAGATCTTTTTTATCATCTAAAAATTATACTACAGTTAAAAAAAATCATTTATCTAAATTAATTTTAAATCATCCTATTATACATATTCAACATGGAGTCGGGCGATATCTTGGATTAACAACAATAAAAACTTTAAGTATAAAATCTGAATATTTAATTATTTTATATGCAGAAGGAGATAAATTATATTTGCCGGTTTCATATCTCCATCTTATTTCACCTTATACAGAAACATCAGTAGAAAATGCACCGCTTCATAAATTAGGAGGTGATGAATGGAATAAACAAAAAGAAAAAATCAGTAAAACTTTATATGATCATGCCGCACAATTATTAGATATTTATTCTAATAGAGCATCAATATTGGGATTTTCATTTAAAAAAGATGAAGAACAATATCAAATATTTTCTAAAGATTGTTTGTTCCAAATTACACCAGATCAAGATAAAGTAATTAAATCTGTGTTAAAAGATATGCAAAAATCTACTCCTATGGATCGTTTGATTTGTGGTGATGTAGGTTTTGGAAAAACAGAAATTGCAATGCGAGCTGCTTTTTTATCTGTTTCTAATAACAAACAAGTAGCTGTTTTAGTTCCAACTACTTTATTAGCTCAACAACATTACGAAAATTTTAAAAAACGTTTTTCTAATTGGTCTTTTTGTATTGATCTATTATCTAGATTTCAAAACCAAAAACAACAAACCTTACTTCTTGAAAATACTAAAAACGGAAAAATTAATATTTTAATAGGAACTCATAAACTTTTATTAAAAGAAATAGCTTGGCACAATCTTGGATTGTTAATTATTGATGAAGAACACCGATTTGGTGTAAATCACAAAGAAATTATTAAAAAAAAATATTCTAATATTGATATATTAACTTTAACAGCTACACCTATTCCTCGTACTTTAAATATGGCTATGACTGGTATAAAAGATTTATCAATTATAGAAAAACCACCAGCTCAAAGATTAGCAGTAAAAACTTATATCGAAGAGTATAACCCAACATTAGTTAGAAAAACCATTTTACGAGAAATATTGCGAGGTGGTCAGATTTATTACGTATATAACAAAGTTCAAAACATTATGAATATTGCTGAAAGATTATCAAAATTAGTTCCTGAAGCTCATATTAAAATAGGTCATGGACAAATGAGCAATATTGATTTAAAGAAAGTAATGAATGATTTTTATAATAAAAAATTTGATGTTTTAATTTGTACTACAATAATAGAAAGTGGCATTGATATACCCAGAGCTAATACAATCATTATTGAAAATTCTGATCACTTTGGATTATCTCAACTTCATCAACTACGTGGTCGCATTGGTAGATCACATTACCAGGCATATGCTTTGTTTCTTGTCAATAGTTTTAATAAAATGACTGTACATGCCAAAAAAAGACTAGAAGCTATTTCATCAGTTGATAATTTTGGAGGTGGTTTTTCTTTATCTAATCAAGATCTTGAAATTAGAGGAGTAGGTAAGATATTAGGTAAAGAACAAAGTGGGCATATAAAAAATATCGGATTTTCTTTATATATGAAATTGTTAGGAAATGCTATTAATGTATTAAAAAATGGAGAAAACTTATCTATTGACAAGTTATTTAAAAAACCATTAGAAATTGAATTATATGTATCTTCTTTATTACCAGAAGATTATATTACAGACGTGAATACTAGATTATTTTTTTATAAAAAAATTTTTAATGCTGAAAATGAAAAAAAAATAGAAAAAATAAAAAATGAATTAACTTATCAATTTGGGCCATTGCCAGATTTTTCTAAAAATTTAATTATAATTGCCAAAATTAGATTAATAGCATATAAAATAGGTATAAAATATATTAAAGCTAACAAAAAAATAGGTGTGATAAAATTCAATTATAAAAATTCAGTGGATACTCAAGATTTGTTAAAAATATTTAAAAATGAACCTAATACTTGGAAAATGGAAAATTCAACAAAATTAAAATTTATTTGGCATAATAATGAGGATTATTTACGTCTAAAATGGATAAAAGGCATATTAAAAAATTTAAATAAAAAAGAGGATTAA
- a CDS encoding FtsX-like permease family protein: MQINHFNRKNDHQIIISSHLAKDLLINKNDLIELLFFNSHLQRFSFTIKDTFESNGLLDANIAYIPFIFFKNFFNENNHINAIELHMFHPFDADQILKKVVKKIGVPLITYSWIDSYHYIYNDIKKMKAIIYFILLLLVIISSFSITSLSIMTISKKTQEIAILRTIGANNCLIQIIFLYYGLRSVMIGTFLGLITGIIIVLNFKGIVFFLDKSFKDNILLDNIYYHHFLLLKINISDVITILISTIIIGIIANWYPAYYASKINPSKILKEY; the protein is encoded by the coding sequence TTGCAAATCAATCATTTTAACCGTAAAAATGATCATCAAATTATTATTTCATCTCATTTAGCAAAAGATTTATTAATTAACAAGAACGATTTAATTGAATTACTTTTTTTCAATTCACATTTACAGCGTTTTTCTTTTACAATCAAAGATACATTCGAATCTAATGGACTTTTAGATGCAAATATAGCATATATACCCTTTATTTTTTTTAAAAATTTTTTTAATGAAAACAATCATATCAATGCAATTGAATTACATATGTTTCATCCTTTTGATGCTGATCAGATTCTGAAAAAAGTAGTAAAAAAAATAGGTGTTCCTCTTATTACATATAGTTGGATTGATAGTTATCATTATATATATAATGACATAAAAAAAATGAAGGCAATAATATATTTTATACTATTATTACTAGTGATTATTTCATCTTTTAGCATTACATCTCTTTCAATCATGACGATATCTAAAAAAACACAAGAAATTGCTATTTTACGAACTATCGGTGCTAATAATTGTTTAATTCAAATAATTTTTTTATATTATGGATTACGTTCTGTAATGATTGGAACTTTTTTGGGTTTAATTACAGGTATAATAATAGTTTTAAACTTTAAAGGAATAGTATTTTTTTTAGACAAATCCTTTAAGGATAATATATTATTAGATAATATTTATTATCATCATTTTTTATTGTTAAAAATAAATATATCAGATGTAATAACAATATTAATAAGTACTATAATCATAGGAATTATAGCAAATTGGTATCCAGCATATTATGCTTCAAAAATTAATCCTAGCAAAATACTAAAAGAGTATTAA
- the lolD gene encoding lipoprotein-releasing ABC transporter ATP-binding protein LolD encodes MNNIIIQCINLTKSYQDGDLTVNILKKISFELYKGEIAAIIGRSGSGKTTLLHLIAGLDNPTSGSILFDGKTLRSMTSNEISKLRNQKIGFIYQFHHLMLDFNVLENVAIPLLIDHKNKQESKEIAFEMLKKVHLQDKIKKYPSELSGGERQRVAIARAFVNNPCLIIADEPTGNLDQYNTNVVFDLILKLNNDFNTTFLIVTHDTILTKKIPILFKMKNGQLFNYEN; translated from the coding sequence ATGAATAATATTATCATACAATGCATTAATTTAACAAAATCTTATCAAGATGGAGACCTTACTGTTAATATTTTAAAAAAAATATCATTTGAATTATACAAGGGGGAAATAGCAGCTATTATTGGAAGATCTGGATCAGGTAAAACTACATTATTACATTTAATTGCGGGTTTAGATAATCCTACTTCTGGATCTATCTTGTTTGATGGAAAAACATTAAGATCTATGACATCTAATGAAATATCAAAATTGAGAAATCAAAAAATAGGTTTCATTTATCAATTTCATCATTTAATGTTAGATTTTAATGTATTAGAAAATGTTGCAATACCTCTTCTAATTGATCATAAAAATAAGCAAGAATCTAAAGAAATTGCATTTGAAATGTTAAAAAAAGTTCATTTACAAGATAAAATAAAAAAATATCCATCTGAATTATCTGGTGGTGAAAGACAGCGTGTTGCTATTGCTCGAGCTTTTGTCAATAATCCTTGTTTAATCATAGCAGATGAACCCACTGGAAACCTAGATCAATATAATACTAATGTTGTATTTGATTTAATATTAAAATTAAACAATGATTTTAATACTACTTTTTTGATTGTAACACATGATACTATTCTCACAAAAAAAATACCCATTTTATTTAAAATGAAAAATGGTCAATTATTCAATTACGAAAATTAA
- the phrB gene encoding deoxyribodipyrimidine photo-lyase, which yields MQKNLIWFRNDFRLYDHTALHQACKSDEDKVIALFIATPEQWNNHSMSSKKMSFIYSHLISLKKELLKLNIVLHYHESTNFLNSIEYLMYFCFKHKINNLFYHYQYESDERHRDVLVKKKLSQQGICVKGFHDNLLVSYQCIKNKKNETYKVFSFFKKKIIKHLNNNIPICFPIPSKRKLDKNFFSNTFLSKKININFDKKKFPIGEKSAVNRLKNFCKHKMNNYLLNRNFPYSDSTSMLSPYLSSGIISSRQCLSIFLKEQKNIFSNIFFPASWFDQILWREFYYHLLISFPKISQSQSLSLWEKKIDWNDNIKHLNAWKEGCTGFPIVDAGMRQLNRLGWMHNRLRMITANFLVKNLLINWREGEKYFISRLIDGDLALNNGGWQWCASVGCDSVPYIRIFNPLNQSKTFDESGFFIKKFIPELKHVPNQYIHQPHEWSHKTNYKIDYPDPIIDYNDSRKKCLLIFSKAKLSLKK from the coding sequence ATGCAAAAAAATTTGATTTGGTTTCGAAATGATTTTCGTTTATATGATCATACAGCTTTACATCAAGCATGTAAATCTGATGAAGATAAAGTCATAGCTTTATTCATAGCGACTCCTGAACAATGGAATAATCACTCTATGTCTAGTAAAAAAATGTCTTTTATTTACTCTCATTTAATATCTTTAAAAAAAGAATTATTAAAATTAAACATTGTTTTACACTATCATGAGTCTACTAATTTTTTAAATTCCATTGAATATTTAATGTATTTTTGCTTTAAACATAAAATAAATAATTTATTTTATCATTATCAATATGAAAGTGATGAACGTCATCGTGATGTTTTAGTAAAAAAAAAATTATCTCAACAAGGCATTTGTGTAAAAGGTTTTCACGATAATCTTTTAGTTTCATATCAATGTATCAAAAATAAAAAAAATGAAACTTATAAAGTCTTTTCTTTCTTTAAAAAAAAAATTATAAAACATTTAAATAATAATATACCTATATGTTTTCCTATTCCTTCTAAAAGAAAACTTGATAAAAATTTCTTTTCTAATACTTTTTTGTCTAAAAAAATAAATATTAACTTTGATAAGAAAAAATTCCCTATTGGAGAAAAATCAGCCGTTAATAGATTAAAAAATTTTTGCAAGCATAAGATGAATAATTATTTATTAAATAGAAATTTTCCTTATTCAGATAGTACGAGTATGTTATCTCCTTATTTATCTTCAGGTATAATATCATCTCGACAATGTCTTTCAATATTTTTAAAAGAACAAAAAAATATTTTTTCAAATATTTTTTTTCCTGCATCCTGGTTTGATCAAATATTATGGCGTGAATTTTATTATCATTTATTAATTTCTTTTCCAAAAATCAGTCAGTCTCAATCATTATCATTATGGGAAAAAAAAATTGATTGGAATGATAATATAAAACATTTAAATGCTTGGAAAGAAGGATGTACTGGTTTTCCTATAGTAGATGCTGGAATGAGACAACTAAATAGATTAGGTTGGATGCATAATCGATTAAGAATGATTACTGCTAATTTTTTAGTAAAAAATCTTTTGATTAATTGGCGAGAAGGTGAAAAATATTTTATATCTCGTTTAATTGATGGCGATTTAGCACTAAATAATGGGGGGTGGCAGTGGTGTGCATCAGTTGGATGTGATTCTGTTCCTTACATACGTATTTTTAATCCATTAAATCAATCGAAAACTTTTGACGAATCTGGTTTTTTTATAAAAAAATTTATTCCAGAATTAAAACATGTGCCTAATCAGTATATCCATCAACCACATGAATGGTCACATAAAACAAATTATAAAATAGACTATCCTGATCCAATTATAGATTATAATGATAGCAGAAAAAAATGTCTATTAATATTTAGTAAAGCAAAATTGTCTTTAAAAAAATAG
- a CDS encoding Nif3-like dinuclear metal center hexameric protein, translated as MNNFILEDIINKKLLSNKYNDIVPNGLQIEGTRIVKKIITGVTACQDLIDKALLYNANAIIVHHGYFWKNESQYIHNMKRNRLKSILSNNINLYSWHLPLDIHSELGNNAQIAKQLNICIQGRITPYVFWGIIKDKITGVQFAKKIEKKYKKYPIHIYKNAPLYIKRIAWCSGKGQSFIKEAHAFGVDAFLTGEISEETTHIAKELGIHFFSLGHHATEKDGIKSLGNWLYNKYHLDVTFIDIYNPA; from the coding sequence ATGAATAATTTTATTTTAGAAGACATTATTAACAAAAAACTATTATCTAACAAATATAATGACATAGTTCCTAATGGCTTACAAATTGAAGGAACGAGAATAGTAAAAAAAATTATTACTGGAGTAACAGCTTGTCAAGATTTGATAGATAAAGCATTGCTTTATAATGCTAATGCTATAATAGTACATCATGGTTATTTCTGGAAAAATGAATCTCAATATATACATAATATGAAAAGGAATAGACTAAAATCTATACTATCTAATAATATTAATTTATATAGTTGGCACTTACCTTTAGATATTCATTCTGAATTAGGTAATAATGCACAAATAGCTAAACAATTAAATATTTGTATTCAAGGTCGTATTACACCTTATGTATTTTGGGGTATAATAAAAGATAAAATAACTGGTGTACAGTTTGCAAAAAAAATAGAAAAAAAATATAAAAAATATCCCATCCATATATATAAAAATGCTCCTCTTTATATTAAACGCATTGCTTGGTGTAGCGGAAAAGGGCAAAGCTTTATTAAAGAAGCGCATGCATTTGGAGTAGATGCTTTTTTAACAGGTGAAATTTCAGAAGAAACTACTCATATTGCTAAAGAATTAGGTATACATTTTTTTTCTTTAGGTCATCATGCTACTGAAAAAGATGGAATTAAATCCTTAGGGAATTGGTTATATAATAAATATCATTTAGATGTTACTTTTATTGATATTTACAATCCAGCATAA
- the gap gene encoding type I glyceraldehyde-3-phosphate dehydrogenase, giving the protein MTIKVGINGFGRIGRVLFRLAQKRSNIEIVAINDLLSPEYIAYMLKYDSTHGTFKKNIKVNKESIIIDDKKIRITAIKDPEKLMWNNVSVDVVIESTGLFLTKETAYKHILAGSKKVVITGPSKDDIPMFVRGANFNQYKGEDIVSNASCTTNCLAPLSKIIDDELGIIEGLMTTVHASTATQKIVDGPSHKDWRGGRGALQNIIPSSTGAAIAVGKVLPNLNGKLTGIAFRVPVSNISVVDLTVRYQKPATYQEICEIIKIASEEEMKGIIGYTEDEVVSSDFNGQELTSIFDAKAGLSLNKNFVKLVSWYDNETGYSSKVLDLVSLVAGI; this is encoded by the coding sequence ATGACTATTAAAGTAGGAATTAATGGATTTGGTCGTATTGGACGTGTATTATTTCGATTAGCTCAAAAACGTTCTAACATTGAAATTGTAGCTATTAATGATTTATTAAGTCCTGAATATATAGCTTATATGTTAAAATATGATTCTACTCATGGAACTTTTAAAAAAAATATTAAAGTTAATAAGGAATCTATCATTATAGATGATAAAAAAATTAGAATTACTGCAATAAAAGATCCTGAAAAATTAATGTGGAATAATGTATCAGTTGATGTAGTCATTGAATCAACAGGTCTTTTTTTAACAAAAGAAACAGCTTATAAACATATTTTAGCCGGATCAAAAAAAGTAGTTATAACAGGACCTTCTAAAGACGATATTCCAATGTTCGTTAGAGGTGCTAATTTTAATCAATATAAAGGAGAAGATATTGTTTCGAATGCTTCGTGTACTACTAATTGTTTAGCCCCTTTATCTAAAATTATAGATGATGAATTAGGTATCATAGAAGGTTTAATGACAACTGTTCATGCTAGTACTGCTACTCAAAAAATTGTCGATGGTCCATCTCATAAAGATTGGAGAGGTGGACGAGGAGCATTACAAAATATTATCCCATCTTCTACTGGAGCCGCTATTGCTGTAGGTAAAGTATTACCTAATCTGAATGGTAAATTAACTGGTATAGCATTCAGAGTTCCTGTATCTAATATATCTGTAGTAGATCTAACGGTACGATATCAAAAACCAGCTACATATCAAGAAATATGTGAGATAATTAAAATTGCATCTGAAGAGGAAATGAAGGGAATTATAGGATATACAGAAGATGAAGTAGTATCTTCAGATTTTAATGGTCAAGAATTAACTTCTATATTTGATGCTAAAGCAGGTTTGTCTTTAAATAAAAATTTTGTTAAATTAGTTTCTTGGTATGATAATGAAACAGGTTATTCTAGCAAAGTTCTTGACTTAGTATCTCTAGTAGCTGGAATATAG
- a CDS encoding FtsX-like permease family protein: MYHPIYIFIGLRYLWNSHLPRFKKFLTLLSVIGISISVTALIIIMSIMNGCEENFKKNVLSFIPHLIITNNMKYINKSEFPKNILKLNNIEKISDVIKKDVLVENKNNITIGEIVGIDNDKNIVNYNIKYISDLLKPNKYHAIIGKELSKKLHVKIGDKIKLILLSNNIKQKTFKIVNFFSTQNEIDYYQILINKQDSMNFLNYAKNYITGWRIWLKEPLSFNFEEIQKTVYPLILYDWTSQKGELFKAIKIEKYMMIFLFLLVLIVSVFNIFITFSIYIIEKKNTIAILKSQGLPDWKIMLIFITLGSSTSIFGSLLGTIISIVLIIENSFLQNFIQVLFDSTNIPIIIVPYQILFINIISIFITMFSTLYPSWKAIKTSPSRTLSNE, from the coding sequence ATGTATCATCCTATATATATTTTTATCGGTTTGCGTTATCTATGGAATTCTCATTTACCCAGATTTAAAAAATTTCTTACTCTTTTATCTGTTATAGGTATTAGTATTAGTGTTACTGCACTTATTATTATTATGTCTATAATGAATGGATGCGAAGAAAATTTTAAAAAAAATGTTTTATCTTTCATTCCACATTTAATTATTACTAATAATATGAAATATATCAATAAATCAGAATTTCCTAAAAATATTTTAAAGTTAAATAATATTGAAAAAATTTCTGATGTTATTAAAAAAGATGTTTTAGTAGAAAATAAAAACAATATAACTATAGGAGAAATAGTTGGCATCGATAATGATAAAAACATAGTTAATTACAATATAAAATATATTTCAGATTTATTAAAACCAAATAAATATCATGCAATTATAGGAAAAGAATTATCTAAAAAACTACATGTAAAAATTGGTGATAAAATTAAACTTATTCTTCTATCAAATAATATCAAACAAAAAACATTTAAAATTGTTAATTTTTTTTCTACTCAAAATGAAATCGATTATTATCAAATATTAATTAATAAACAAGATAGTATGAATTTTTTAAACTATGCTAAAAACTATATTACCGGTTGGAGGATATGGTTAAAAGAACCACTATCTTTTAATTTCGAAGAAATACAAAAAACAGTCTATCCCTTGATATTATACGATTGGACATCACAAAAAGGTGAGTTGTTTAAAGCTATAAAAATTGAAAAATATATGATGATATTTTTATTTTTATTAGTCTTAATAGTATCTGTTTTTAATATTTTTATAACTTTTTCTATATATATAATAGAAAAAAAGAATACGATTGCTATTTTAAAATCTCAAGGATTACCGGATTGGAAAATTATGTTAATATTTATTACACTAGGATCCAGTACTTCTATTTTTGGCAGTTTATTAGGTACAATTATCAGTATTGTATTGATCATAGAAAATAGTTTTTTGCAAAATTTTATTCAAGTCTTATTTGATAGTACAAATATTCCAATAATTATTGTTCCATATCAAATTTTATTTATTAATATCATATCAATATTTATTACAATGTTTTCAACATTATATCCATCTTGGAAGGCTATAAAAACATCACCATCTAGGACTTTATCTAATGAATAA
- the queF gene encoding NADPH-dependent 7-cyano-7-deazaguanine reductase QueF (Catalyzes the NADPH-dependent reduction of 7-cyano-7-deazaguanine (preQ0) to 7-aminomethyl-7-deazaguanine (preQ1) in queuosine biosynthesis) encodes MSFKIDHFALLKSIPRKKHREIIQLNCIHLPFIGKDIWTLYELSWLNNNGLPQIAIARIEVNITSINIIESKSFKIYINSFNQIKFDHYTTFIKILELDLTKCVCGKVSITLFNLNEIKKQNISEFYGICIDKQDVQVTSYKYNPSLLTCSSNHSIIEESLYSHLLKTNCPITQQPDWASIQIIYSGQKIDHTALLCYLISFRSCNEFHEECIERIFNDIENVCKPEKLTVYARYTRRGGIDINPWRSNTTFSPCLIRMARQ; translated from the coding sequence ATGAGTTTTAAAATAGATCATTTTGCTTTATTAAAAAGCATACCCCGTAAAAAACATCGTGAAATTATTCAATTAAATTGTATTCATTTACCTTTTATTGGAAAAGATATTTGGACATTATATGAATTATCATGGCTCAATAACAATGGATTACCACAAATTGCTATTGCCAGAATAGAAGTTAATATAACTAGTATCAATATTATTGAATCTAAAAGTTTTAAAATTTATATAAATAGTTTTAATCAAATTAAATTTGATCATTATACAACATTCATTAAAATTTTAGAGTTAGATCTTACAAAATGCGTTTGTGGAAAAGTTTCTATAACATTATTTAATTTAAATGAGATTAAAAAACAAAACATATCAGAATTTTATGGTATATGTATAGATAAACAAGATGTTCAAGTTACATCTTATAAATACAATCCATCATTATTGACTTGTTCTTCTAATCACTCAATTATAGAAGAATCTTTATATAGTCATTTGTTAAAAACAAATTGTCCAATTACTCAACAACCAGACTGGGCATCAATACAAATTATATATTCTGGTCAAAAGATCGATCATACAGCACTATTATGTTATTTAATTTCTTTTCGTAGTTGCAATGAATTTCATGAAGAATGTATTGAAAGAATTTTTAATGATATTGAAAATGTTTGCAAACCTGAAAAACTTACTGTATATGCAAGATACACACGTAGAGGTGGCATTGATATTAATCCATGGCGCAGTAATACTACTTTCTCTCCATGTCTTATTAGAATGGCTAGGCAATAA